In one Erinaceus europaeus chromosome 3, mEriEur2.1, whole genome shotgun sequence genomic region, the following are encoded:
- the SLC20A1 gene encoding sodium-dependent phosphate transporter 1, which yields MASTRMASTVATLTASTIAATAASGPQGDSLWMLILGFIIAFVLAFSVGANDVANSFGTAVGSGVVTLKQACILASIFETLGSVLLGAKVSETIRKGLIDVNMYNSTQELMAGSISAMFGSAVWQLVASFLKLPISGTHCIVGATIGFSLVAKGQQGVKWSELIKIVMSWFISPLLSGIMSAILFFLVRAFILRKEDPVPNGLRALPIFYACTVGINLFSIMYTGAPLLGFDRLPLWGTILISVGCAVFCALIVWFFVCPRMKRKIEREIKSSPSESPLMEKKSSLKEDHEETKLSLTDIETRNSLSDGGSTTMPLRAVVEERTVSFKLGDLEEAPERERLPSVDLKEETSIDGAMNGAVQLPNGNLVQFNQAVSNQINSTGHYQYHTVHKDSGLYKELLHKLHLAKVGDCMGDSGDKPLRRNNSYTSYTMAICGMPLDSFRAKEGEQKGEEMEKLTWPNTDSKKRIRMDSYTSYCNAVSDIHSTSEMDMSVKAEMGLGDKKGSSSSLEEWYDQDKPEVSLLFQFLQILTACFGSFAHGGNDVSNAIGPLVALYLIYVTGDVSSEYNIPIWLLLYGGAGICIGLWVWGRRVIQTMGKDLTPITPSSGFSIELASALTVVTASNIGLPISTTHCKVGSVVSVGWLRSRKAVDWRLFRNIFMAWFVTVPISGVISAAIMAIFKYLILKHP from the exons ATGGCATCTACGAGAATGGCATCTACCGTGGCAACGCTGACTGCCAGTACTATTGCTGCTACCGCTGCTTCCGGTCCGCAGGGGGACTCTCTGTGGATGCTCATCCTGGGCTTCATCATAGCATTTGTCTTGGCATTCTCCGTGGGGGCCAATGATGTAGCAAATTCGTTTGGTACAGCCGTGGGCTCAGGTGTAGTGACCCTGAAGCAAGCCTGCATCCTAGCTAGTATTTTCGAAACCTTAGGCTCTGTCCTACTGGGGGCCAAAGTGAGCGAAACCATCCGGAAGGGCTTGATCGACGTGAACATGTACAACTCCACCCAAGAGCTAATGGCCGGGTCCATCAGTGCGATGTTCG GTTCTGCTGTGTGGCAACTAGTGGCTTCATTTTTGAAGCTTCCCATATCTGGAACCCATTGTATTGTCGGTGCGACCATTGGTTTCTCTCTTGTGGCAAAGGGACAACAGGGTGTCAAGTGGTCTGAACTGATAAAAATtg TGATGTCTTGGTTCATTTCCCCGCTGCTTTCTGGTATTATGTCTGCAATATTATTCTTCCTCGTACGAGCATTCATCCTCCGCAAG GAAGATCCAGTTCCTAATGGTTTGCGAGCTTTGCCCATTTTCTATGCTTGCACAGTTGGAATAAACCTCTTCTCCATCATGTATACTGGAGCACCTT TGCTGGGCTTTGACAGACTTCCTCTGTGGGGTACCATCCTCATCTCGGTGGGATGTGCTGTTTTCTGTGCCCTTATCGTCTGGTTCTTTGTATGTCCCAGgatgaagagaaaaatagaac GAGAAATAAAATCTAGTCCTTCTGAAAGTCCCTTGATGGAAAAAAAGAGTAGCTTGAAAGAAGACCATGAGGAAACAAAGTTATCTCTCACCGATATTGAGACCAGGAATTCTCTTTCTGATGGAGGGTCCACCACTATGCCTCTCCGGGCTGTGGTGGAGGAGAGAACAGTTTCATTTAAACTGGGAGACTTAGAGGAAGCTCCAGAGCGAGAGAGGCTTCCTAGTGTGGACCTGAAAGAGGAAACCAGCATAGATGGTGCCATGAACG GTGCAGTGCAATTACCTAATGGAAACCTTGTTCAATTCAACCAAGCTGTCAGTAACCAGATAAACTCCACTGGCCATTATCAGTATCATACTGTGCATAAAGATTCTGGCTTATACAAAGAGCTGCTGCATAAATTACACCTTGCCAAAGTGGGAGACTGCATGGGAGATTCTGGTGACAAACCCTTGAGGCGCAATAATAGCTATACTTCCTATACGATGGCAATTTGTGGCATGCCTCTGGATTCATTCCGTGCCAAAGAAGGTGAACAGAAAGGTGAAGAAATGGAGAAATTGACGTGGCCTAACACAGACAGCAAAAAGCGGATTCGGATGGATAGTTACACCAGTTACTGCAATGCTGTGTCTGATATTCACTCTACATCTGAGATGGATATGAGTGTCAAGGCAGAGATGGGCTTGGGTGACAAAAAAGGAAGTAGCAGCTCTCTGGAAGAATGGTATGACCAGGATAAACCAGaagtatctctcctctttcagtttctacaAATTCTTACAGCCTGCTTTGGGTCATTTGCTCACGGAGGCAATGATGTCAG cAATGCTATTGGTCCTCTGGTTGCTTTGTATCTGATCTATGTTACTGGAGATGTATCTTCAGAATACAACATACCAATATGGCTCCTgctctatggtggtgctggtatcTGTATTGGTCTATGGGTTTGGGGACGGAGAGTTATCCAGACCATGGGGAAAGATCTGACACCAATCACACCCTCAAG TGGCTTCAGTATTGAGTTGGCATCTGCCCTCACAGTGGTGACTGCATCTAATATTGGTCTTCCCATCAGTACCACACATTGCAAA GTGGGCTCTGTTGTATCTGTTGGCTGGCTTCGATCCAGGAAAGCTGTTGATTGGAGACTCTTTCGTAACATTTTTATGGCCTGGTTTGTCACAGTTCCTATCTCGGGTGTAATCAGTGCTGCTATTATGGCAATTTTCAAGTATCTCATCCTCAAACATCCTTGA